A genomic region of Elephas maximus indicus isolate mEleMax1 chromosome 10, mEleMax1 primary haplotype, whole genome shotgun sequence contains the following coding sequences:
- the TMEM229B gene encoding transmembrane protein 229B, with translation MASAEPLTALSRWYLYAIHGYFCEVMFTAAWEFVLNFNWKFPGVTSVWALFIYGTSILIVERMYLRLRGRCPLLVRCLIYTFWTYLWEFTTGFILRQFNACPWDYSQFDFDFMGLITLEYAVPWFCGALIMEQFIIRNTLRLRFDKDAEPGEPGSPLALANGHIKTD, from the coding sequence ATGGCTTCCGCGGAGCCCCTGACGGCACTGTCCCGCTGGTACCTGTACGCTATCCATGGCTACTTCTGTGAGGTGATGTTCACGGCAGCCTGGGAGTTCGTATTGAACTTTAACTGGAAGTTCCCAGGGGTCACAAGTGTGTGGGCCCTCTTCATCTATGGCACTTCCATCCTCATCGTGGAACGCATGTACCTGCGCTTACGGGGCCGCTGCCCCCTGTTGGTGCGCTGCCTCATCTACACGTTCTGGACCTACCTGTGGGAGTTCACCACTGGCTTCATCCTGCGCCAGTTCAACGCCTGCCCCTGGGACTACTCCCAGTTTGACTTTGACTTCATGGGCCTCATCACCCTGGAGTACGCCGTGCCCTGGTTTTGTGGGGCCCTCATCATGGAGCAGTTCATCATCCGAAACACCCTCCGCCTGCGTTTTGACAAGGACGCTGAGCCTGGGGAGCCAGGCAGCCCCCTCGCCCTGGCCAACGGCCACATCAAGACTGACTGA